From one Plasmodium yoelii strain 17X genome assembly, chromosome: 12 genomic stretch:
- a CDS encoding MO15-related protein kinase, whose protein sequence is MEHNSNERYIFKPNFLGEGSYGKVYKAYDTVLKKEVAIKKMKLNKISNYIDECGINFLILREIKIMKEIKHKNVMNALDLYCEKDYINLVMEIMDYDLAKLINRKILLTDSQKKCILLQILNGLNTLHKYYFMHRDLSPANIFINKKGEVKIADFGLSSKYAFDMHSGKMANDKYSKRALNLTSKVVTLWYRAPELLMGSNKYNSSIDMWSFGCIFAELLLQKALFPGENEIDQLGKIFFLLGTPNENNWPEAKHLPLYTDFTKSSKKNLKNIIKIEDDDCIDLLASLLKLNSHERITAEEALKHRYFLNDPLPCDASQLFIDM, encoded by the coding sequence ATGGAACATAATTCAAATGAAAGATACATATTTAAACCAAATTTTTTGGGGGAGGGTTCGTATGGTAAGGTATACAAGGCTTATGATACCGTGTTAAAAAAGGAAGTtgctattaaaaaaatgaaactaaATAAGATTAGCAATTATATAGACGAGTGTggtataaattttttaatattaagggagataaaaataatgaaagaaataaaacataaaaatgtaatGAATGCTTTAGATTTATATTGTGAAAAAGATTATATAAACTTAGTTATGGAAATAATGGATTATGATTTAGCTAAACTAATTAAtcgtaaaatattattaacagatagccaaaaaaaatgtattcttttacaaattttaaatGGCTTAAATACTTTACATAAATACTATTTTATGCATAGAGATTTATCACCagcaaatatttttataaataaaaaaggggAAGTTAAAATTGCTGATTTTGGTTTATCTTCTAAGTATGCATTTGATATGCATTCAGGTAAAATGgcaaatgataaatatagtAAAAGAGCTTTAAACTTAACAAGTAAGGTTGTTACATTGTGGTATAGAGCCCCTGAATTATTAATGGGgagtaataaatataattcatcAATTGATATGTGGAGTTTTGGTTGTATTTTTGCGGAACTTTTATTACAAAAGGCATTATTTCCTGGAGAAAATGAAATAGATCAATTGgggaaaatatttttccttttagGTACACCAAATGAGAATAATTGGCCTGAAGCAAAACACCTTCCTTTATATACTGATTTTACAAAAtcaagtaaaaaaaatttaaaaaacattataaaaattgaagATGATGATTGTATTGATTTATTAGCttcattattaaaattaaattcaCATGAACGTATTACTGCCGAGGAAGCGTTAAAACAtcgttattttttaaacGACCCCTTACCATGTGATGCTTCACAACTTTTCATTGATATGTAA